GAATAGACCTGTTTGAAGAACACTAGCTTCTCGTCGCTAAATCGAAACCGCTGCACCCAATCGATAACGTAGTCGCTTGCCGCATCACGTAGGCGACCATGCTCGCGAGCATTCACAACGACAGTATCTCCTTGAGCCACAACATCCTGCACCTCCGGAAGTTGAGATTCGATTTGGCCAAAGTTCTTGCCGACTAGCGCGACAACATCATTTGGACCTTTCGCTTTGCCGGAAAATGGGATTGCAGTAGGACCGATAATCTCAAACTCGATTTCAGTTGAAAGTGCATTGCGAAAAGCCTCGATGTCTCCGGTCGAAATTGCACAATAGATCGCTTGCACCAATTCCGTATTGCGGCGTTCAGCCAATTTGCCTTCGACAGCATCATCGCCTTTCTCGAATCGAACGCGAATATCAGAAATGAAATCAGCATGCTTGGAGTCGTTCATTGATATTGTCGTGCTGAAAAATGGGCGATGTGCGCTCGGTGACTAGGAGGAAATTTACCGGTGCCGCGATCACATGATACACCAGTAGTGATCGGACGATGTTCCAGTCACGTGCATGCAGCGTAATGATACCGAACGGAAAACGAAGAGCTTGAACATAGGTCGGTTGCATCGGCCTGCGAAGTCTACTGGTCGGTCCACTTCAGTGCCAAGCGAACTTTGGCTGCCACAAAAAACACGAAAAGCCACAAAAACACATTAGCTTCCATACTCGCTGACGGTCATCAAGTATTTCTTGACCTGGAGCGTTGCTGCGTCGAAATTCACAAGCAGCCCCGTTTCGATGCGTGATGATTTTAGATATCCAAGAAGTTGTGCAATGTGTTCGTCCGCTACCGATTCGCACGCCTTCAGCTCGACAATCAAGCATCCTTCAACAAGCAAATCCGCGAAGTATTCTCCGAGCATGGACAATCCTCATCGTATACGGTCAGTGGATGCTGTTGTTTGACATCAAGCTCCAGTTTCCTGAGTCGATGCGCCAAGGCATTCTCGTAGACCTTTTCCAGATGCCCATTTCGATGGTACTTATGGATCGCAAAACTTGTGTCTCTCACGACGTCGCAAAGCTGGTTGATGTGATCCCACTTCATTTTTTGTGCCCTTTTGTGCTTTTTGTGGCAAGCGATGTCCAGGTTCGCTATTGAATTCCAGGGACGCACCGAAAGCAATCGGAGTGATACGCTGAGATGCGGAACAATGCTCAGCTGTGAACTGGTGAAAGCAATATAAGCGGACCGCGGTGAGCGGATATCCTGAGTTGGCTACCAGAGCAGTGCAGCGGATCATGCAATGTAGATTCGTTGAGCTTGGAAGCCAGCACAGAGTATCCGGGCTTGTCGAAGTCTACTGGTCGGTTCACTTCGGAGCCGAAGCGAACTTTGGATGCCACAAAAAACACGAAAAGCCGCAAAAATAGATCAGCTTCCAGGCTCGCTTACGGTCATCAAGTATTTCTTGACTTGGAGCTTCGCTGCGCCGAAGTTCACAAGCAGCCCTGTTTCAATTCGTGATGATTTTAGATATCCAAGAAGTTGTGCAATGTGTTCGTCCGCGACCGATTTGCACGCCTTCAGCTCGACAATCAAGCATCCTTCAACAAGCAAATCCGCGAAGTATTCTCCGAGTATGGTTCCATCTTCATCGTATACGGTCAGTGGATGCTGTTGTTTGACATCAAAATCCAGCTTCCTGAGGCGATGCGCCAAGGCATTCTCGTAGACCTTTTCTAGATGCCCATTTCGATGGTACTTATGGATCGCAAAACTTGTTTCTCTCACGACGTCGCAAAGCTGGTTGATGTGATCCCACTTCATTTTTTTGTGCCCTTTTGTGCTTTTTGTGGCAAGCGATGTCCAGGTTCGCTATTGAATTCCAGCGACGCACCAAAAGCAATCGGAGTGATTCGTTCAGATGCGGAGCAATGCTCAGCTGTGAACTGCTGAAAACAAGATAAGCGGAGCGCGGCGAGCGGATATCCTGAGTTAGCTACCAGAGCATTGCAGTGGATCATGCAAAGTAGATTCATTCAACTTGGATGCCTGCACAGAGTGTCCGGGCCTGGCGAACTCTACTTGTCGGTCCACTTCGGGGGCCGAAGCGAATTTTGGCTGCCACAAAAAACACGAAAAGCCACAAAAAAACATTAGCTTCCATACTCGCTGACGGTCATCAAGTATTTCTTAACCTGGAGCGTTGCTGCGCCGAAGTTCACAAGCAGCCCCGCTATGCTGATACACCGAACACAGTGCATAGTCTTGGCGATGTTGACCTGTCGGTCCGATACGATTGGCTATCGCTGATTCTTCAATTTCAATATTGCCGCTGTGCTGGTGTCGAGCCAGGAATGACTATGGGCTCGCACCTGTTTCGTGCCGCTGTCTGAAAATGGAAACGCAAACCGATTGAGGCATGACGGAAGGCGACTATGGAAAGTTGGTCTAGCGGCGAATGCGAGGGACTGGATTGCCAGAGCGACATCGAGTTACCCAGGCGTACCCATGGTCTGGGAATCGTTCGGCTGAGAAACAATGGCCAGGGATAACCGTGAGCTATCGCTCTGCGGCTGATGGAGAAGAGGGTTTGCGTCGACACGTAGTGGATGTTGTTAAACATCCCTTGGTGTCCGAGGTCGAGAAACCTCACGGTTGAGAAACCATGCCCATGGATAACCGCGAGCTAGCGCTCTGCGGCTGATGGACAAGGTAGTTGAAGGAGGATCTTTGACAAGATCCACTACAGCTTGAGAAGTCGGGGCGACAAGATTTGAACTTGCGACCTCTGCGTCCCGAACGCAGCGCTCTACCAGGCTGAGCCACGCCCCGATTGTTTGTTTCTGGCTTGTTTGCCAACGCCCGTATTCTAACTAGTGCGTCGATCGCTGGGAAAGATGCCGGACGACAGATTTATTGATTCTTGCCGCTAGCGTTTGCTGGCCGCTTTCTTGCGGCGGTGGAAGTGATAGCCGGGAACGAAGAAACATAAACCGGCGATCCCACCGAACAACAAATGACCCCACTGCGGTGCGATCGACATCAAAATCGCTGCGGTGAACAACGCGATCGCTTGGATATAAAAACGACCGGTCAATATACCCGCCTTCACCACGAAAACCATTCCGCTAATGACCCCCAAGAGCGGACTTAGTTTTAACACCGGCAAGTTCAATAAGCTTTCGATCGGAAACAACGCCCCGATCGCAATCATGCTGCTGCCCCAAACATGGGCGACCTGACGTTCGATAAACGTGACTGGCCCCATTCGCTGTCGAAGCTTCCAAAAGACACTCGCCCATGCGCCCAGTCCGATCGTCCATAGCCCCATGTAGACCATCCGCGATTCGACACCTAAGTACTCCAGTTGCCAAGTCAAATAGCAGGCAACAAACAGTACCAGCGAATGCCACATCCACAGCAAGCCCCAGTTCTCCAACACGGCAGCATGATGAGTCTCGCGGAAGATCCGTGCGACGACTTGGTTGAAGCGACCACTTCTTGCGGAGACCACTTCGTCGGCAAGAAACGCATCAAGGTCACTCGCCAAGTCTCCGGCACTCGCATATCGCAGGTCAACGGGCTTTTGCAAACAACGGACAACGATCATTTCCAGATCACGATCGAGTCCCGGGCGCAGTGCCCGCGGTGGGCTGGGGTCTTGTTCGATGACCAACATCACCAGTTCAACAGGCGTCTCGGCAATGAAGGGTGGCCGGCCAGTCAAAGCGTAGTAAAGGATC
This genomic interval from Stieleria sp. JC731 contains the following:
- a CDS encoding GxxExxY protein; this encodes MKWDHINQLCDVVRDTSFAIHKYHRNGHLEKVYENALAHRLRKLELDVKQQHPLTVYDEDCPCSENTSRICLLKDA
- a CDS encoding GxxExxY protein; translated protein: MLGEYFADLLVEGCLIVELKACESVADEHIAQLLGYLKSSRIETGLLVNFDAATLQVKKYLMTVSEYGS
- a CDS encoding nuclear transport factor 2 family protein yields the protein MNDSKHADFISDIRVRFEKGDDAVEGKLAERRNTELVQAIYCAISTGDIEAFRNALSTEIEFEIIGPTAIPFSGKAKGPNDVVALVGKNFGQIESQLPEVQDVVAQGDTVVVNAREHGRLRDAASDYVIDWVQRFRFSDEKLVFFKQVYSRANSPDG
- a CDS encoding serine/threonine-protein kinase, which translates into the protein MTDTICRGEPVDFDSTCQQHPDLADELRKLWGAVLITDTAGASSDELSPPKPDGQPRYARLQLPTTIGDYELLEEIGRGGMGVVFRARQLSLEREVAVKMILRGRLASDADLQRFMAEAAATAKLEHPGIVPVYDVGDFEGRPFFSMKYIAGETLAERVARGPMPQREAAELVSQIARAVQFAHEHGVVHRDLKPSNILISKDGSVLVTDFGLAKEVRANVDLTRSGMMVGTPAYMSPEQAGGRRELLSPATDIYSLGAILYYALTGRPPFIAETPVELVMLVIEQDPSPPRALRPGLDRDLEMIVVRCLQKPVDLRYASAGDLASDLDAFLADEVVSARSGRFNQVVARIFRETHHAAVLENWGLLWMWHSLVLFVACYLTWQLEYLGVESRMVYMGLWTIGLGAWASVFWKLRQRMGPVTFIERQVAHVWGSSMIAIGALFPIESLLNLPVLKLSPLLGVISGMVFVVKAGILTGRFYIQAIALFTAAILMSIAPQWGHLLFGGIAGLCFFVPGYHFHRRKKAASKR
- a CDS encoding GxxExxY protein gives rise to the protein MKWDHINQLCDVVRETSFAIHKYHRNGHLEKVYENALAHRLRKLDFDVKQQHPLTVYDEDGTILGEYFADLLVEGCLIVELKACKSVADEHIAQLLGYLKSSRIETGLLVNFGAAKLQVKKYLMTVSEPGS